Genomic window (Daucus carota subsp. sativus chromosome 5, DH1 v3.0, whole genome shotgun sequence):
GCGCCACTTCAATTAtccttaaaaaaatgaaaatgcctGTACAATATTCTGTTTGTATACCTTTTTGTTATTGTTTCTTGATCTAGGTAAATGCTAAGAGAGTTATTGTCTCTAACATGCCAGACTTGTTCATTGATGCATAATGAAATTATGTAACTTAAGTCCCGTTGATTCCAGAATTTGTGCATGATCCATCCAAATGCAGTAACTTGAGCATAGAAGAAAAGAGGGAACTAGTGTATGAACTGTCAAATCGGACAAATGGTGCCTCAGAGTTGCTAAGCTCATGGAGTCGTCAGGAAATTTTGGAGATCCTTTCTGCAGAGATTGGCAAGGAAAGGAAATATAGCAGTctgacaaaattaaaaattattgaaaaccTTCTGAAAGTTGTCTCTGAAAAGAAATCCCATGATATTGCTTCTCTGAATCACATTGAGCCGGAGCCTTCAGCTTCAAGTGGTCAACGAAGTGCCAAAAGGCAGAGGAAGACTGACCACCCAAATAAAATACCAGTCACAACAAGCAATTTGTCCATAATTTCTGTTAATGAAGATCTAGTTGAAACTGTATTTTGCAAGAATTCAGCTTGCCGGGCTAAAATTAGTTGTGAAGATGCATTTTGCAGAAGGTGTTCATGCTGTATCTGTCATCAGTATGATGACAACAAGGATCCAAGCTTGTGGCTAACATGTAACTCTGAGCATCCCTTTCAAGATACATCGTGCGGAATGTCATGCCATCTCGAATGTGCTTTGAAGCATGAAAAATCTGGCATTTCTAAGGATGAGCAAGAAACAGGACTTAATGGaagtttttattgtttatctTGCGGGAAAGTGAATGATTTGCTCGGGTAAGTTTCAATTTCTCTTTTCGATGTATACTTTTTCCTTTGCAGATAGTGTTTCTAATTAAATATCTGGTATCCTAGCCAGTGATGATTttcaaacaattaaaaatcaagAAGACACGTGTTCAGCTTTAATATATTTCCAATTACCTGTTATCTATCTTGAATACTTTTGCAAATTTTTTTGGCTAAATGATATTTTGTGTGTGCACACGCAATTTGGTATATAATAGTTTATTCTTCTGCCTGATGGATTTGCATATTATTTGTAAAAGAAAATGATATTAATGTGTGCAAACATCTTGACAGTTTGCTTTCGCTGTAAAAAGTTATCTAATAGATAGTGCGCATTGTTGGATATAGAATTTATCGTGTAGAAAAAGAactatataaaagaaaaaaggtgCTCATCTATAGTCATAATTATGTGCTTAGTTTCTACTATGAGAATTTTGTAATTCAGTGAGCTGGCTGACACTACATACTGATAATTTGCAGATGTTTGAGAAAACAAATGATAACAGCGAGAGACACTAGGCGGGTTGATATTCTATGTTACCGCATTTTACTAAGCCACAAGCTTCTTACTGGTACCAAGCATTATCAGAAGCTTTATGAGATTGTGGATGAAGCAATGAAAAAACTAGAAACAGATGTAGGTCCTTTTACTGGTGTACCTGCGAAAATGGCTAGAGGTATTGTCAATAGACTTTCTTCGGGTCCAGAGATTCAAAGACTCTGCTCCTCGGTTGTCGAGTTGTTGGACTTGATTCCTTCTGACAAAGGCTTAAGAATGTCATCCAATCTGGCAGTTCAAGGTAGTTTTTTGTCCCCAATTACAccccaaaaaaaattgaatgttACGTACTATAAAACTTTGATATATCTgcagtataaaatatatttgctTTGATAGTTATTCTGTGCTCTGGCTATGTGGATTTTTTTGTTATGCATCTACTTTTCTAGATCATGCTGTCTGCCCTAGACAATTTATCAGAGTATATCTCTTTGTCTGTCAATGGTAATTAAATGTTCATACAACCCCACCTGGTGACTTAGGTATCAGATTTGAAGATGTTGGTACCTCTTCAGTCACTGTAATTATTAACTATAAAGATCCACCTCTGGGGAAGATGTCTGGTTATACTCTGTGGCATCGGAAAGTTGATGAAGGGGACTATCAAGCAGAACCAACCTGTACATTGTTTGAACCAAATGCAAGGTTTTTATTATCAGGTCTATCTCCTGCCACGACTTATTTCTTCAAGGTTGTTTACTTCGATGACAACAAGAAGTTGAGAACATACGAAGCTCAAATGCAAACATGTGCTGCTGGGGTCCCAAATCCAAAGGGGTTAGAAATTGAAAGAA
Coding sequences:
- the LOC108223451 gene encoding VIN3-like protein 2, producing MDSASIEEFVHDPSKCSNLSIEEKRELVYELSNRTNGASELLSSWSRQEILEILSAEIGKERKYSSLTKLKIIENLLKVVSEKKSHDIASLNHIEPEPSASSGQRSAKRQRKTDHPNKIPVTTSNLSIISVNEDLVETVFCKNSACRAKISCEDAFCRRCSCCICHQYDDNKDPSLWLTCNSEHPFQDTSCGMSCHLECALKHEKSGISKDEQETGLNGSFYCLSCGKVNDLLGCLRKQMITARDTRRVDILCYRILLSHKLLTGTKHYQKLYEIVDEAMKKLETDVGPFTGVPAKMARGIVNRLSSGPEIQRLCSSVVELLDLIPSDKGLRMSSNLAVQGIRFEDVGTSSVTVIINYKDPPLGKMSGYTLWHRKVDEGDYQAEPTCTLFEPNARFLLSGLSPATTYFFKVVYFDDNKKLRTYEAQMQTCAAGVPNPKGLEIERSISPTTNCSSLSNPSSVEDESNHQVKSCTNGNVPYSKTAGNNVNSNASDNGGLDHNTSDQRGPEGVPVSLLNEEQVPGKINSRPSFVNLEDKHSSEGPNTEVTSPRNGVNTRIQSAMEFAPSLHSSENGLPNTPCKMEKFKEGIARSIRPVPSKDLANGSGKEDNQQNGNSIMKLSTERKNDKCKETDDKEFGYYVKVIRWLECDGHIEKSFRQKFLTWYSLRATPEQVKVVKVFVDTLIDDPSSLAGQLVDSFTDVISSKRPSAAPVGLCLRLFH